The following proteins are encoded in a genomic region of bacterium:
- the truA gene encoding tRNA pseudouridine(38-40) synthase TruA yields MPNLKLTVEFDGTNYAGWQYQPGQPTIQGEIESALAKIVGKQVTVCGCGRTDAGVSARAYVANFHLPIAISQSPFANLERLRAALNHFLPRDIHVISVEEAPADFHARFSAKRKTYVYGIVRAMSPLRRRHAWEYRYPLDAERMLKAARLFEGRRDFRPFCQLGRKRENVDCPALSSTQALRGTVPVCGSGICTVKTVRLKAVGDEVTITVTGDRFLYKMVRRIVGALAANGSGRLTQKDIRAALAGKSSPRFQTAPACGLLLDSVEY; encoded by the coding sequence GTGCCCAATCTGAAGCTGACCGTCGAGTTCGACGGCACCAACTACGCCGGATGGCAGTACCAGCCCGGCCAGCCGACGATTCAGGGCGAGATCGAATCAGCGCTGGCGAAGATAGTCGGAAAGCAGGTCACGGTTTGCGGCTGCGGTCGGACCGACGCAGGCGTGTCGGCCCGGGCCTACGTCGCCAACTTCCATTTGCCAATCGCCATTTCCCAATCGCCATTCGCCAATCTCGAGCGCCTGCGCGCGGCCCTGAATCACTTCCTGCCCCGCGACATCCATGTCATCTCGGTCGAAGAAGCCCCGGCTGACTTCCACGCCCGCTTCTCCGCGAAGCGCAAGACCTATGTCTACGGAATCGTGCGCGCGATGTCTCCGCTGCGCCGCCGCCATGCGTGGGAGTATCGCTACCCGCTCGACGCCGAGCGCATGCTCAAGGCCGCCCGGCTCTTTGAGGGACGGAGAGACTTCCGGCCCTTCTGCCAGTTGGGCCGAAAACGCGAAAACGTGGACTGTCCCGCGCTGAGTTCGACGCAAGCGCTCCGTGGGACTGTCCCCGTTTGCGGGAGCGGCATCTGCACTGTCAAGACGGTCAGGCTGAAGGCGGTCGGAGATGAGGTAACCATCACGGTTACCGGCGACCGGTTTCTCTACAAAATGGTGAGAAGAATCGTCGGCGCGCTGGCCGCGAACGGCTCAGGCCGACTGACTCAGAAGGACATTCGCGCCGCGCTGGCCGGCAAGTCCTCTCCCCGCTTCCAGACTGCTCCGGCCTGCGGCCTGTTGCTCGACTCGGTCGAATACTAG
- a CDS encoding ABC transporter permease: MRVITNIILKEARELLTPQMLAPFVAIMVVFVFIGRTIRGERAKSSQPQTVIVADRDKTALSDSVRAGLASDQTTVVPAEGNLDQLLALAKDAGATWLVVIPESLEQRIQAFKTAQVEVYNIVHSFSIMQMEKGVKLKSLFDAANERLARAQLARAYPGTNPGDLQNPLRTSEFVVVKDRVAPGNAEVLSGLVMSQTFMIPIVLLLVLVYSSQMIAASIGQEKENKTLETLLTVPISRTGIVIGKMVGAALVALVVSGLYMLAMVYWTGSFGAEMSAPAGAAAASAISQLGLSLGPLSYVLLAVGLFLAVLCGLSLATLLAIFADDAKSAQMTVMPLMMVVMIPYFLGMFINVEAASLPIKIVMYAIPFSYPFLMPKAMLFGDYGLVFIGFAYLAVFAAACIFTAARLFSSDRLLTMKLRWLRWRRFGS, encoded by the coding sequence ATGAGGGTTATCACCAACATCATCCTCAAGGAAGCGCGGGAGCTTCTGACGCCGCAGATGCTGGCGCCGTTCGTCGCAATCATGGTGGTGTTCGTGTTCATCGGCAGGACGATCCGGGGCGAGCGGGCCAAGTCGTCGCAACCGCAGACGGTCATCGTCGCGGACAGGGACAAGACCGCCCTGTCCGACAGCGTGCGGGCAGGGCTGGCAAGCGACCAGACCACCGTCGTCCCGGCCGAGGGAAATCTTGACCAGTTGCTGGCCCTGGCAAAGGACGCCGGCGCGACCTGGCTGGTGGTCATTCCCGAGAGCCTGGAGCAGCGAATACAGGCATTCAAGACCGCGCAGGTAGAAGTCTACAACATCGTCCACAGCTTCTCGATCATGCAGATGGAGAAGGGCGTGAAGCTCAAGTCGCTCTTCGATGCGGCGAACGAGCGGCTGGCGCGGGCTCAACTGGCCCGGGCCTATCCCGGCACCAACCCGGGTGACCTGCAGAACCCGCTCCGGACCTCCGAGTTCGTCGTAGTCAAGGACAGAGTCGCGCCCGGCAACGCCGAGGTGCTGAGCGGGCTGGTGATGTCCCAGACTTTCATGATACCCATCGTCCTGCTGCTCGTGCTGGTTTACTCGAGCCAGATGATTGCCGCGTCAATCGGACAGGAGAAGGAGAACAAGACGCTCGAGACGCTCCTGACCGTACCGATAAGCCGGACCGGCATCGTCATCGGGAAGATGGTGGGCGCGGCGCTGGTGGCGCTGGTGGTCTCCGGACTCTACATGCTGGCGATGGTGTACTGGACCGGGTCTTTCGGCGCGGAGATGAGCGCGCCGGCCGGAGCCGCCGCCGCGTCCGCGATTTCCCAGCTCGGGCTGAGTCTCGGACCGTTGTCATACGTGTTGCTGGCGGTGGGGCTGTTCCTCGCGGTGTTGTGCGGCCTGTCGCTCGCGACTCTGCTGGCGATATTCGCCGACGACGCGAAGAGCGCGCAGATGACGGTGATGCCGCTGATGATGGTCGTCATGATTCCCTACTTCCTCGGCATGTTCATCAACGTCGAGGCGGCGTCGCTGCCGATAAAGATAGTGATGTACGCGATACCCTTCTCGTACCCTTTCCTGATGCCGAAGGCGATGCTTTTCGGTGACTACGGTCTGGTCTTCATCGGGTTCGCCTACCTGGCCGTATTCGCCGCTGCCTGCATCTTCACCGCGGCGCGGCTGTTCAGCTCGGACCGCCTCCTGACGATGAAGCTGCGCTGGCTCAGATGGAGGCGGTTTGGCAGCTAG
- a CDS encoding ParA family protein, whose translation MAQRIAVCNQKGGVGKTTTSVSLAAALALRGGRALLVDMDPQAHATLGLGVDRTKLQISVYEAMCEAQRVTDAVLKDRGENLDLLPASVSLAGGEVELIDADEREFRLSKALGLVDPEYEFIIIDCPPSLGILTLNCLVAAQSVLIPVQAEYLAMEGMSRLLDTVNLVRQGLNMALAIEGVLVTMYSSRLSLAQQVAAEVRNYFKEQVFDTVIPRSVRLAEAPSFGKTIFGYDGSSAGAQAYLALADEVLARHRKEVQSDK comes from the coding sequence ATGGCGCAGCGCATCGCGGTATGCAACCAGAAAGGCGGGGTCGGCAAGACCACGACCTCGGTCAGTCTGGCTGCCGCGTTGGCCCTGCGTGGAGGGCGCGCGCTGCTCGTGGACATGGACCCGCAGGCGCACGCCACGCTCGGGCTGGGAGTGGACCGCACCAAGCTCCAGATATCAGTCTATGAGGCGATGTGCGAGGCACAGCGGGTCACGGACGCCGTGCTCAAGGACAGGGGTGAGAATCTCGACCTGTTGCCCGCGTCGGTGAGCCTTGCCGGCGGCGAGGTCGAGTTGATTGACGCCGATGAGCGGGAGTTCCGTTTGAGCAAGGCCCTGGGCCTCGTGGACCCGGAGTACGAGTTCATCATTATCGACTGTCCTCCGTCACTTGGAATCCTGACTTTGAACTGCCTGGTTGCGGCGCAGAGCGTGCTGATTCCGGTTCAGGCCGAGTATCTGGCAATGGAGGGAATGTCGCGGCTGCTCGATACGGTCAATCTGGTAAGGCAGGGCCTGAACATGGCGCTGGCGATTGAGGGCGTGCTCGTCACGATGTATTCGTCTCGCCTGAGCCTGGCTCAGCAGGTGGCTGCCGAGGTGCGGAACTACTTCAAAGAGCAGGTGTTCGACACGGTGATTCCGCGCAGCGTCCGGCTGGCCGAGGCGCCGAGCTTCGGGAAGACGATATTCGGCTACGACGGCAGTTCGGCCGGGGCGCAGGCATACCTGGCGCTGGCGGATGAAGTCCTCGCCCGCCACAGGAAGGAAGTGCAAAGTGACAAGTAG
- a CDS encoding ParB/RepB/Spo0J family partition protein, whose protein sequence is MRKALGKGIRAIIPEETQAAMAAEARPVRIDEIRPNPFQPRTKVEENLEELVASIKAHGVLQPIVVRRRRDGYEVVMGERRLRASKLAGLEQVPAVIREVDELEMLEFALIENLQRQNLNAIDEAMGYERLHKEFNQTHEAIAEKVGKDRSTVTNALRLLELPFKVRDALAAGQITAGHGRALLQSKNRRVQVEVCERIVKEGLSVRHVEKLCGESKPKEPTRPKPEKDIHLREVEERLTELLGTKVTINPGKAGAGEVVVRYFSAEDLERVVEKMKGK, encoded by the coding sequence ATGCGTAAGGCCTTGGGAAAGGGCATCAGGGCGATAATACCGGAAGAGACGCAGGCGGCGATGGCGGCGGAGGCGCGGCCCGTCCGGATTGATGAGATCAGGCCAAACCCGTTCCAGCCGCGGACCAAGGTCGAGGAGAATCTCGAGGAGTTGGTTGCCTCCATAAAGGCGCACGGCGTGCTGCAGCCGATTGTGGTGCGGCGCCGGCGCGATGGTTACGAGGTGGTGATGGGCGAGCGGCGGCTGCGGGCTTCCAAGCTCGCCGGGCTCGAACAGGTGCCGGCCGTCATCCGCGAGGTGGACGAACTGGAGATGCTCGAGTTTGCACTGATTGAGAACCTGCAGCGTCAGAACCTGAACGCGATTGATGAGGCAATGGGGTACGAGCGTCTGCACAAGGAGTTCAACCAGACCCACGAGGCTATCGCCGAGAAGGTGGGCAAGGACCGGTCCACGGTCACCAACGCGTTGCGGCTGCTCGAACTGCCGTTCAAGGTCCGCGATGCGCTGGCCGCGGGACAAATAACCGCAGGGCACGGGCGCGCTCTGCTGCAGAGCAAGAACCGGAGAGTGCAGGTCGAGGTATGCGAACGGATAGTGAAGGAAGGGCTCTCGGTCCGGCATGTCGAGAAGCTCTGCGGCGAATCCAAGCCAAAGGAGCCGACAAGGCCAAAGCCGGAGAAGGACATCCATCTGCGCGAGGTCGAAGAGAGACTGACCGAGCTCCTTGGCACCAAGGTCACCATCAATCCGGGTAAGGCTGGCGCGGGAGAGGTTGTGGTACGCTACTTCTCGGCCGAGGACCTGGAACGGGTGGTTGAGAAGATGAAAGGCAAGTGA
- a CDS encoding NAD-dependent epimerase/dehydratase family protein, whose amino-acid sequence MAERSVLILGGTGFIGWHAAHEFLRRGWQVTAVALPPLPAPDLFPPAVRVELADFRMLSDDAFAALLQGHEAAVFAIGADDRMTPKAPAYPFFKQANVDSTVRFIRLCRRAGCTDVVALGSYFSHFARLWPELELARHHPYIRSRVAQEDAATAEAGSDVRLAILELPYVFGAMPGRIPLWKPLIDYVRSAPLIPYPRGGTNCVSVQHVAEAVVGAIGKSGRFLVGDENLPWKDLLGRLSALTGRRKRVLTLPDWLVCSGASLLHALHSLQDRESGLDPVQFIKVQTAETFFDPAPARAALGFGSGGLDDALAATVAACPEKRQTSSA is encoded by the coding sequence GTGGCCGAGCGCAGCGTGCTCATCCTTGGCGGAACCGGATTCATCGGCTGGCACGCCGCGCACGAGTTCCTGCGCCGCGGCTGGCAAGTCACCGCAGTCGCGCTCCCGCCTCTCCCCGCTCCGGACCTGTTCCCGCCGGCGGTGCGCGTCGAGCTTGCTGACTTCCGGATGCTATCCGACGACGCCTTCGCCGCCCTCCTGCAGGGACACGAGGCGGCAGTCTTCGCCATCGGTGCCGACGACCGGATGACGCCCAAAGCCCCGGCCTACCCATTCTTCAAACAGGCCAACGTGGACTCGACGGTCCGTTTCATCCGGCTCTGCCGCCGGGCAGGATGCACGGACGTGGTTGCGCTTGGCTCCTACTTCAGCCACTTCGCCCGGCTCTGGCCGGAACTCGAACTGGCGCGCCACCATCCCTACATCCGCAGCCGCGTCGCGCAGGAGGACGCGGCAACCGCTGAAGCCGGCTCCGACGTCAGGCTCGCCATCCTCGAACTCCCGTATGTCTTCGGCGCGATGCCCGGCAGGATTCCGCTCTGGAAGCCGCTGATTGACTACGTCCGCTCGGCGCCGCTCATCCCCTACCCGCGCGGCGGCACCAACTGCGTGAGCGTGCAGCACGTGGCCGAAGCCGTAGTCGGAGCAATCGGCAAGAGCGGTCGCTTCCTCGTCGGCGACGAGAATCTCCCCTGGAAGGATCTGCTCGGCCGCCTCTCCGCTCTGACCGGCCGCAGAAAGCGCGTTCTCACTCTGCCGGACTGGCTCGTCTGCTCCGGCGCGAGTCTCCTGCACGCGCTACACTCGCTGCAAGACCGCGAGTCCGGCCTCGACCCGGTCCAGTTCATCAAAGTCCAGACCGCTGAGACCTTCTTCGATCCAGCTCCCGCCCGCGCCGCGCTTGGATTCGGTTCCGGCGGCCTGGACGACGCCCTCGCCGCCACCGTCGCCGCCTGTCCCGAGAAGCGGCAGACGTCATCCGCTTGA
- a CDS encoding M23 family metallopeptidase: MPRKELSFFIASNYSTNSLRFSLPLWVVRLLAGVAGFLALLVVASLVMALVGTYRLSRLSYLEHRNRDLETEFAKVATLRNQLQQVEEQSQKMATMLGIEKTPPPANWDSFPIDSQALPGWLKGKPWGSELVPKLVPLKQYAVSQKAKASHLGVDLAAEEGEPVRATADGLVEQRGEDRQYGRFLLLKHGQGYESYYGHLKDWNVDKGDTVQAGKEIGWVGMTGQSTAPHLHFEIRKDGQRIDPAKVLKF; encoded by the coding sequence ATGCCCCGCAAAGAGCTTTCGTTCTTCATCGCCAGCAACTACAGCACGAACTCGCTTCGATTCAGTCTGCCGCTGTGGGTCGTCAGGCTGCTTGCCGGGGTCGCGGGTTTTCTCGCGCTGCTGGTGGTCGCCTCGCTGGTGATGGCGCTGGTCGGAACGTACCGGCTCAGCCGGCTTTCCTATCTTGAGCACCGGAATCGCGACCTTGAGACCGAGTTCGCCAAGGTCGCGACCCTGCGAAACCAGCTCCAACAGGTGGAAGAGCAGAGCCAGAAGATGGCCACGATGCTCGGAATAGAGAAGACGCCGCCTCCGGCGAACTGGGATTCATTCCCGATCGATTCACAGGCGCTGCCCGGGTGGCTGAAAGGCAAGCCGTGGGGGAGTGAACTGGTGCCGAAGCTCGTTCCGCTCAAGCAATACGCCGTGTCACAGAAGGCCAAGGCATCTCACCTCGGTGTCGACCTCGCGGCCGAGGAGGGCGAACCGGTTCGGGCTACTGCGGATGGGCTTGTCGAGCAGCGGGGAGAAGACCGGCAGTACGGACGGTTCCTGCTGCTGAAGCACGGGCAGGGGTATGAGAGCTACTATGGCCACCTCAAGGACTGGAACGTAGACAAGGGCGACACAGTCCAGGCCGGCAAGGAAATCGGATGGGTCGGGATGACCGGCCAGTCAACGGCCCCTCACCTCCACTTCGAAATCCGCAAGGACGGACAGCGGATTGACCCGGCAAAGGTGCTGAAGTTCTAG
- a CDS encoding CpXC domain-containing protein yields the protein MSVKETVEARCPACGEETSTTVWRSVNVTQDPDAKELLLAGSVNVFQCPKCRYESMLDIDFLYHDMERKFCVQYYPYERLADDGFLANFTDDAEPAIAVPDGMQMKPGMEYMMHPHIVFDMGELVRYVAFRDRLSDPGCAEPEAAG from the coding sequence ATGTCCGTGAAGGAGACGGTCGAGGCCCGGTGCCCGGCCTGCGGCGAGGAAACCTCGACCACCGTCTGGCGTTCCGTGAATGTGACTCAGGACCCGGATGCCAAGGAACTGCTCCTCGCCGGGAGCGTGAACGTGTTCCAGTGTCCGAAGTGCCGGTACGAATCGATGCTCGATATCGACTTCCTCTATCACGACATGGAGCGGAAGTTCTGTGTGCAATACTACCCGTACGAGCGGCTTGCGGACGACGGCTTTCTAGCGAACTTCACCGACGATGCCGAACCGGCGATTGCGGTTCCCGACGGGATGCAGATGAAGCCGGGCATGGAATACATGATGCACCCGCACATCGTGTTCGACATGGGCGAGCTTGTCCGCTACGTCGCATTCCGCGACCGGCTGTCTGACCCGGGTTGCGCAGAACCCGAAGCCGCAGGTTAG
- a CDS encoding redoxin domain-containing protein yields the protein MAIGVGSVAPNFTLPDTLGVNHSLYDYQGNVVLLQFWETWUPGCNAEFPRIAQMMLDYQGQNFVALTVDIYQPIDSTKTKARLYPFMCLDDASGTVFTKYKLSSGGAIPTNYVIDSHDTVRYTLEGFNEAAERAAIEAWFTGISETHTQPLAFTRIGANPAVGHSAVQFNLPKAANVTVRVYSTSGALVRTLFNGQMPAGANTVNWDLRNDAGRTVGNGLYLYELNSGSQLAQAQVSVFR from the coding sequence ATGGCAATAGGAGTAGGCTCAGTGGCACCGAACTTCACGCTGCCCGACACACTGGGCGTGAACCACTCGCTCTACGACTACCAGGGCAATGTGGTGCTGCTCCAGTTCTGGGAGACCTGGTGACCAGGCTGTAACGCGGAGTTTCCGCGTATTGCGCAGATGATGCTGGACTACCAGGGCCAGAACTTCGTCGCGCTCACCGTCGACATATATCAACCGATCGATAGCACCAAGACGAAAGCCCGGCTGTATCCGTTCATGTGCTTGGACGATGCTTCCGGTACGGTCTTTACCAAGTACAAGCTATCATCGGGAGGCGCGATCCCGACCAACTACGTGATTGACTCGCACGACACGGTCAGATACACGCTTGAAGGGTTCAATGAGGCAGCCGAACGCGCCGCCATCGAGGCGTGGTTCACCGGCATCAGCGAGACCCACACCCAGCCGCTTGCGTTCACGCGTATCGGCGCGAACCCGGCAGTCGGGCATAGCGCGGTCCAGTTCAATCTACCCAAGGCAGCGAATGTTACCGTGCGCGTCTATTCGACTTCGGGCGCGCTCGTGCGGACGCTCTTCAACGGGCAGATGCCGGCTGGTGCGAACACGGTCAACTGGGACCTTCGGAATGACGCGGGCAGGACGGTCGGTAACGGCCTGTACCTGTATGAGCTGAACAGCGGCTCGCAACTCGCGCAAGCCCAGGTTTCGGTTTTCAGGTAG
- a CDS encoding nitroreductase family protein — MESVYDVIMRRRTVRSFTDQPVEEEKVQMLIDAAIHAPSGGNIQPISIIRIERPEGRAKMAKLAVNQPWVAKAPLCLLFCIDFHRTGKWAEAEGASFGGEKALMSFLLAYADVFCSAENAVLCATSLGLGTVYIGMVLAAMTEIRREFGLPDKVVPIVALCVGYPKKVPAGITKLPRAAMVHSERYEEKSSEELKQLYRDKYGDLTADVKSYFKRTYQEALELSEQTRPDFTDKVARLMARMEVGNAAQLLFKMRYPEDGMKRMGERIITSLREAGIDCLDLPAEQPPVAPEPQARDRESA, encoded by the coding sequence ATGGAAAGCGTGTACGACGTCATCATGCGGCGGAGGACAGTGCGGTCGTTCACTGACCAGCCGGTTGAGGAAGAGAAGGTCCAGATGCTGATCGATGCGGCCATCCATGCGCCGTCCGGCGGCAACATCCAGCCGATTTCCATCATCAGAATCGAGCGGCCGGAGGGGCGGGCGAAGATGGCAAAGCTGGCCGTGAACCAGCCGTGGGTCGCGAAGGCGCCGCTCTGCCTGCTTTTCTGCATTGACTTCCACCGGACCGGGAAATGGGCGGAGGCCGAGGGCGCGAGCTTCGGAGGGGAGAAAGCGCTGATGAGCTTCCTGCTCGCATACGCCGATGTGTTCTGCTCGGCGGAGAACGCCGTCCTCTGTGCGACCAGCCTCGGCCTGGGCACGGTCTATATCGGCATGGTGCTGGCCGCGATGACCGAGATTCGCAGGGAGTTCGGCCTGCCGGACAAGGTCGTGCCGATTGTGGCGCTCTGCGTTGGCTACCCGAAGAAGGTGCCGGCGGGCATCACCAAACTGCCGCGTGCGGCGATGGTCCACTCTGAGCGGTACGAGGAGAAGTCGTCCGAGGAACTGAAGCAGCTCTACCGCGACAAGTATGGGGACCTGACCGCGGATGTGAAGTCCTACTTCAAGCGGACGTACCAAGAGGCGCTGGAACTGAGCGAGCAAACCCGACCCGACTTCACCGACAAAGTTGCGCGGCTGATGGCGCGGATGGAAGTCGGCAATGCGGCCCAGCTTCTCTTCAAGATGCGCTACCCGGAAGATGGCATGAAGCGCATGGGTGAGAGGATAATCACCTCCCTGCGCGAAGCCGGGATTGACTGCCTTGACTTACCCGCCGAACAGCCGCCGGTAGCCCCCGAGCCGCAGGCGCGAGACCGCGAGTCAGCTTAG
- a CDS encoding T9SS type A sorting domain-containing protein, with product MPLFSPGHQYDISDSVITFVGGGVAEGTRKTPLRWSLSVAPNPVRGTFTVRYEVPSSLTLALSQREREGVRVVSLGVYDANGRLVRSLREGDVAPGRYEAKLPSGALPAGIYFLRLDAPGFRDVKKAVVTR from the coding sequence GTGCCCCTATTTAGTCCGGGCCATCAGTACGACATCTCCGACAGCGTCATCACCTTCGTCGGCGGCGGCGTGGCGGAGGGAACCCGGAAAACGCCGCTCCGCTGGTCGCTCTCCGTCGCCCCGAATCCGGTCCGTGGAACATTCACGGTGCGCTACGAGGTACCTTCGTCCCTCACCCTCGCCCTCTCCCAGAGGGAGAGGGAAGGGGTGAGGGTCGTGTCCCTCGGCGTGTACGATGCCAATGGCAGGCTGGTCAGGTCACTTCGAGAAGGCGATGTTGCGCCGGGCCGGTACGAGGCCAAGCTACCTTCGGGTGCTCTTCCTGCCGGAATCTACTTCCTTCGTCTCGACGCGCCGGGCTTCCGAGACGTGAAGAAGGCGGTAGTGACGAGGTGA
- a CDS encoding ABC transporter substrate-binding protein — translation MSGKICGVLVLAVAVIVGCRSTSSKTTVTFWHAMGGESEKTLKAMVAEFESTHVNIHVELVGMGNYDALSQKLMGAVAAKNTPVIAQMYENWTTQLHAGGELVYLDSFVHGPNGLNAEDLADIYPALLENNTWDGKLLTLPFNKSVPVYYYNVPMFTAAGYPEFPKTWPEFRAAAIKLTKRDAAGNVVTWGAAGGTDIWIFGSMLAQRGGRFLDHEDGGPLFNSKEGVEALQFQVDMVLKDKVQNTDVGRTPMDDFLVGRMATLTGSSTWRATVVDKESFPVGMAPVPTWDKSAAIVYGTNIGMFRRATPQQKAAAWTFIKWFTSPEQQVEWSLGTWYVPIHRRSLDDPRMKERLDKTPGLRAAYAQMDCAVFEPRGLKWLAGRMALVEELEQAMLGAKTPKQALDDAAARYGRGSK, via the coding sequence ATGAGCGGCAAGATATGCGGCGTCCTTGTTCTGGCAGTGGCCGTCATCGTCGGATGCAGGAGCACGTCGTCGAAGACGACCGTGACGTTCTGGCACGCGATGGGCGGAGAGTCGGAGAAGACCCTGAAGGCGATGGTTGCCGAGTTCGAGAGCACGCACGTGAACATCCATGTCGAGCTGGTCGGCATGGGCAACTACGACGCGCTGTCGCAGAAGCTCATGGGCGCGGTCGCCGCAAAGAACACTCCCGTCATCGCGCAGATGTACGAGAATTGGACGACCCAATTGCACGCGGGGGGGGAACTGGTCTATCTCGACAGTTTCGTGCACGGCCCGAACGGCCTGAACGCGGAAGACCTCGCCGATATCTATCCGGCCCTGCTCGAGAACAACACCTGGGACGGCAAGCTGCTGACCCTGCCGTTCAACAAGAGCGTGCCGGTCTACTACTACAACGTGCCGATGTTCACCGCCGCCGGCTATCCCGAGTTTCCGAAGACGTGGCCGGAGTTCAGGGCTGCGGCCATCAAGCTTACGAAGCGCGACGCGGCCGGGAACGTGGTGACCTGGGGTGCCGCGGGCGGGACAGACATCTGGATATTCGGTTCGATGCTGGCCCAGCGCGGTGGACGATTTCTCGACCATGAGGACGGCGGTCCGTTGTTCAACAGTAAGGAAGGCGTTGAAGCGCTGCAGTTCCAGGTGGACATGGTGCTGAAGGACAAGGTCCAGAACACGGACGTGGGCCGGACCCCGATGGACGATTTCCTCGTCGGCAGGATGGCGACCTTGACCGGCAGTTCGACCTGGCGCGCTACTGTGGTGGACAAGGAGTCGTTCCCGGTCGGAATGGCGCCGGTGCCGACATGGGACAAATCGGCGGCAATCGTCTACGGGACGAACATCGGCATGTTCCGGCGGGCGACGCCCCAGCAGAAGGCCGCAGCGTGGACTTTCATCAAGTGGTTCACCAGTCCGGAGCAGCAGGTGGAGTGGTCGCTAGGCACGTGGTACGTTCCCATTCACCGGCGGTCTCTGGATGACCCCAGGATGAAGGAGCGGTTGGACAAGACGCCGGGGCTGCGGGCTGCCTATGCCCAGATGGACTGCGCCGTGTTTGAGCCGCGCGGGTTGAAGTGGCTTGCCGGCCGCATGGCACTGGTCGAGGAGCTTGAGCAGGCGATGCTCGGCGCCAAGACGCCGAAGCAGGCGTTGGACGACGCCGCGGCGCGCTACGGGCGCGGCTCGAAATAG
- a CDS encoding ABC transporter ATP-binding protein, whose protein sequence is MRDLARNFGALRALAGISFDIKPGEVFGLIGPNGSGKTTTLRIVSTLLRPSSGRVSLFGIDVAEKPGEARRMISYLPEDAGAYKNLSGLDYLRFMATFYTDDNRDRDAMVERATELAGLGPRIRNRVKTYSKGMARKLLLARALMMKPRLAVLDEPTSGLDVSNSVGIRNRVREYAREGTTVLLSSHNMLEVEFLSDRVALIKQGEIIETGAPEELKQKHGCRNLEEVFLKVEHLQ, encoded by the coding sequence GTGCGCGACCTCGCCCGCAACTTCGGTGCCCTGCGGGCGCTCGCCGGCATCTCGTTCGACATCAAGCCCGGTGAGGTGTTCGGTCTGATCGGTCCGAACGGGTCGGGTAAGACCACGACCCTGCGCATCGTTTCGACTCTGCTCCGACCTTCTTCCGGCAGGGTCAGCTTGTTCGGAATAGACGTCGCGGAGAAGCCGGGCGAGGCGCGGCGCATGATAAGCTACCTGCCGGAGGATGCCGGCGCGTACAAGAACCTGTCCGGGCTCGACTATCTGCGCTTCATGGCCACATTCTACACCGATGACAACCGGGACCGCGACGCGATGGTCGAGAGGGCCACGGAGCTCGCCGGCCTCGGCCCGCGCATCCGAAACCGGGTCAAGACCTATTCGAAGGGCATGGCGCGAAAGCTCCTGCTGGCGCGGGCCCTGATGATGAAACCCAGGCTGGCAGTCCTGGATGAGCCGACCTCGGGCCTTGATGTGTCCAATTCGGTCGGTATTCGCAACCGGGTCCGGGAGTACGCGCGGGAAGGGACGACCGTGCTGCTCTCCTCGCACAACATGCTGGAAGTGGAGTTCCTGTCCGACCGGGTCGCGCTCATCAAACAGGGCGAGATAATCGAGACCGGCGCACCCGAGGAACTGAAGCAGAAGCACGGGTGCAGAAACCTGGAAGAAGTGTTCCTGAAGGTGGAACACCTGCAATGA